Within the Streptomyces sp. R41 genome, the region AGCGACTCCGGCTGGCGGGCGAACGCGGGCCGGTAGAAGTGCCGGTGACACTCCTCCAGGGAGGGTTCCGGTTCCTCCGGCTGCCAGCCCTGCGCGAGGCGTGCCCCGTCCGGGTCGAGGCAGAGCAGGAAGTGCCAGGTGCAGCCGAGGCGTTCGAGCGTCTGCGGTCTGCGCGCCAGCAGCCGCGCGAGGCGGAGTGCGGAGGCCCCGCCCACCGGTTCATTGGCGTGTGCACCGGCGACGGTGAGGATCTGCCTGTCGCCGCGCCCGGCGGACAGCAGCCACAGCGGACGCCCGGACCTGCTCTCGCCCACGGTGCGCAGTCGCAGCACCTCGGGCGCGGTGGTGGCCAGCGCGCGGGCCCGCCGCTCCAGTTCGTCCACAGCTGGGTAGAGCGGTGTCCGCACGCCGGCCCTCCGATCAAGCACCCTGGGAATTACTGTCCCCAGTGGTCTCCTTCTTGTCCAGCGGGCGAATCACGATCTTGGTGGGCATACGGACTCCTCTCGGTTCTCGCTAGCTCACTTCGCGTGGGAACGGGACGGGTCAGCCGCCGTTGCCGCCACTGCTGTCGCCCGTGGTCTCCTTCTTGTCCAACGGGCGGATCACAATCTTGGTGGGCACGCCAACTCCTCATCTGCATAGGGATGTTGACCGTTCTGAAGCGATCGTCGACCGCTCTTGTCAAGGCTCGACTCGTGGGACGAGAGTGTCAAGGCATGTTCCTGTAATGGGGAGGGGCCCTGGTGACGGTGACGGTCGAAGCGCTCAACCGGCCCCGGATCAAGCCCGAGCACCGGGCGTACCGCACGGTCGACGGCAACGTCCGCATCGGCAGCGTCATCCACGGCATCGGCGCGGAGATCGCGGATCCGCAGGGCTGGGTCTGGACGCTCGTCGAGGCGATGGACGGGACGCGGGGGCCGTCCGCGGTGGTCGCCGAGGTGGTACGGGCGCACCCGGAGCTGCCCGGCGAGGACGCCCGCCAGGCGATGGCGGACCTGCTCGCCGCCGGGTTCGTGGACGACGCGGGGGCCGTCGTGCCGCTGCCCGAGCGGGAGCGCGTCCGCTACAGCCGCGGGGTGCCGCTGCTGCGCTGGATGGACCTCGGCCCCCGCACCAGCCCCTGGGACGCCCAACTCCGGCTGCGCCGGGCCCACGTCCTCCTGATCGGCATCGGCGGCACCGGCGGCTACGCCGCCCAGAGCCTGGTCGCCTCCGGAGTCGGCCACCTGCACTGCGTGGACCCGGACACAGTGGACCTCTCCAACCTCAACCGCCAGCCCCTGTTCCGCGAGTCCGACATCGGCCGCCCCAAGGTCGAGGCGGCACTGGCCACGCTACGAGCCCTGAACTCGGACGTGACGATCACCGCAGAGCGGCGGGAGGTTCGGGGGCCGGGGGACTTGGCGGAGCTTTTGCGGGCGGGGGATCGGGGCGGGGGTGGGGTGGGCGACGCGGGGGCGGGCGCCGGCGGACCGGGCGCCGGCGGACCAGGTATGGGTGGGCCAAGGCCCGGCAGAGCAGGCACCCGCGAGCGGGACGAGGACGGGTCGAGCGAGAACGGGCCGGGCAACCCACGGCCGGGCGGCTCGGGTGGAGTCGGTCTGAGGGAGACCCTCGGCTCCGGTTATGACCTTCTCGTCCTCGCCGCCGACCGGCCCGATGACATCCGTCGGTGGGCGAACCGGGTCTGCCTGGCCGCAGGCCTCCCGTGGGTCGACGCGGGATACCGTGGTCCCCTGGTGACCGCGGGCGTGTACGTGCCCGGCCGGGGCGCCTGTTGGGAGTGCCTGCGGGCCGGCGAGGCCGCCCGTCGCGATCTGCGCCTCGCGCCGGACCAGGACCCGGAGGTCGCCTCCCCGCGAATGCCGTGGAACCCGGCGACCGCGGTCACCGCGGGTCTCTCCGGCGGCCTCCTCGCCCACGCGGCCCTCGCCCTCCTGACCGGAGTCCCCGCACTGGACCCGGGCTTCCGCTTCGGAGTGAACCTGATGCTGCCGGGCGATCCGGTGCTCCAGAGAACCCCACGCCAACTGGACTGCCCGGCGTGCGGGGAGCGGGCCGGCGGGGTGCGCGAGTGAGCGCGGCGGGATCCGAAGCCCGGGCCGGGGGCGGGGGCGGGGCGGAGACCGGGGACGGGGCGGAGGCCGGGGACGGGGCGGAGGCCGGGGCCGCGCGGGAGTGCAGCGCGCCCGCCGACGCGGCAGGACCCCGCGCTCCTGCCACCGCCGACGCGACGGGACACCCCGCTCGTGCTGCCACCGACCCGACGGGACACCCCGCTCCCGCCGCCGACACGACGGAACCCTCCGCTCCTGCCACCGCCGGCACGGCGGGACCCCCCGCTCCATCGGCCACCAACCCGACCGGCTCCGCTCCTGTCACTGCCGACGCAACGGAACCCGCCACTCCCGCCGCCACCGACGCAACGGAACCCGCCACTCCCGCCGCCACCGACGCAACGGAAGACCCCGCTCCTGCCACCACCGACGCAACGGAAGACCCCGCTCGTGCCGCCTCCGGCACGGCGGGACACCCCCCGCCCGACGGCACCACGCAGCCCTCATCGCCCCCGGGCGCCCCCGGCCACGTACGCCTCCACGAGCTCAACTCCCGGCCCGATGGGGACGAATGGATCGTCGGGCGGATGGACACGGGCCGGTTCGTCGCGCTGCCCGAGGTCGGGAAGCAGGCGTTGGAGCTGCTCGGGCAGGGGCTGAGTGCCGCCGAGGTCGGGGAGCGGTTGCGGGAGACGACCGGGGACGACATCGACGTGCCGGACTTCGTCGAGGCCCTGCTGGGGCTCGGGTTCGTAGCCGAGGTGGACGGGCGGGAGGTTCCGCAGCCCGCCCCGCCGAAACCGACGTTCGCCGGGATCCGACCCCGCCATGTGCGCTGGGTGCTGAGCCCCCTCGTGCCCGTACTCATCGGACTGCTGATCGCGGCGGCCCTGCTCACCCGCCCTCCCGTACCGCTCGGTTACCGCACCCTCCTCTGGAGTCCGCACGGCAGCGCGGTGATCGCGCTCGGCGCGGGCGTGGGCTGGACGCTGCTGCTGCTCCACGAGTGCGCGCACCTGATCACCGCCCGC harbors:
- a CDS encoding ThiF family adenylyltransferase, producing MTVEALNRPRIKPEHRAYRTVDGNVRIGSVIHGIGAEIADPQGWVWTLVEAMDGTRGPSAVVAEVVRAHPELPGEDARQAMADLLAAGFVDDAGAVVPLPERERVRYSRGVPLLRWMDLGPRTSPWDAQLRLRRAHVLLIGIGGTGGYAAQSLVASGVGHLHCVDPDTVDLSNLNRQPLFRESDIGRPKVEAALATLRALNSDVTITAERREVRGPGDLAELLRAGDRGGGGVGDAGAGAGGPGAGGPGMGGPRPGRAGTRERDEDGSSENGPGNPRPGGSGGVGLRETLGSGYDLLVLAADRPDDIRRWANRVCLAAGLPWVDAGYRGPLVTAGVYVPGRGACWECLRAGEAARRDLRLAPDQDPEVASPRMPWNPATAVTAGLSGGLLAHAALALLTGVPALDPGFRFGVNLMLPGDPVLQRTPRQLDCPACGERAGGVRE